TCAGGGGGAAATTCCATGTGCTTAATTCTCAGTATCCCCCTCCTCTGCTCGTTTCCGTTTTGGAACCTTGATATCCTCGCTCCTCGCTGAAACTACCCGCTCGTTAGGCCGCTCGGACTGAGCAATACGGATAGTTCCTTCCAACACCAGCGGCGTTTCCTCCTCAAACGCGACGTCGAGTTCGAGCGTGGCAATGACCGTAAAACCCAGATGCAACTGGTTGTCCATCACGCTCCACAAATCGACCATGTTGGTAGTCATTGTTGGTGAGGTTTCCGCCACCAACAGCGGGATATCAATACGACTATACCGCAATGCGCCTTCACACGCCGCAGGATCGAGATAAAGCGTGCGCTTAAGGGTGGACAATGCGCGCCACAGCAGGCGGTGCTCATCTTCGATTTTGCGTGTCCACGAGGTCACCACATAGGCGACATCGACACGGCGAGGCGGCAAGGTGATCTTCCCGGAAGTCCCGTTCTTGGCGATTTCGCGATCCATCTGGCGCAGCTTCTGGTTCTCGCGGATGTCGAAGGCAAACAGGTTCAGGGTCGGGCGGCTGAGACGGGAAGCCCACTCGCGGTTCGGCTGGTCAAAGGCGATTTCGATATCCTGACCAATCCCTCCCCGATTGCGGAGGAGTGCTTCGATCGACTTGTCCAGATCGTCCAGCATTAGTCCCCCTTATCCGTCGAGCAGACGGCCCATCTTCTGATGTTCGCGGCGAACGGCGCTTCGAATATGCGTTCCGGTGATGATGCGGCTGTCGGCAGCGGCCAGATAGGCCGACGCGATCGCCGCGTTGCGAATACTGCCCCCTGCGAGGCGGAACTCGTTGGCGATCTGGACCAGATCGACATCCTTGCCGAGCGGCGCGCCGGGCGGAAAGTGAGCGGCCCAGATACGTTCGCGGTATTCCGGCGTCGGGAACGGGAAGTCGACCATAAAGTCGAGGCGGCGCGTAAAGGCGTCGTCGATATTCTGACGGAAGTTTGTAGCCAGGATCACGACGCCGTCATATTGTTCGACGCGTTGAAGCAGATAGGCGACTTCGATATTGGCGTAGCGGTCGCGCGCATCCTTGACTTCACTGCGCTTGCCGAACAGGGCGTCGGCTTCATCGAAGAACAGGATTGCGTTGCCGCTCTGCGCTTCGTTGAAAATCACATTCAGGTTCTTTTCGGTCTCGCCGATATATTTGCTGACCACGGCGGAAAGATCGATTTTATAGAGTACTAGGCCGAGCTCCTGGGCGACAACTTCGGCGGCCAGTGTCTTGCCGGTGCCACTCTCGCCGGCGAACAGGGCACTGATCCCGCGGGCAGTTCGTGCTCCAAACCCCCACTGTTCGCGCACAATGAAGCTGCTGCGTGAGCGGGTCAGGCGGCAAAACCAATTCGTCCCACCCTGCCCGCGGCGTGATGCGGGAGGCAAGATGCCCCAGCGAAAGCGAGGCATGCGCCTGTGCGCCGGCGTAGAGATCGTGGACATCGGGGGCTTTGGACTTCGACGCCGCGATGTCGGCTGCGGTCTGTGCGGCCCGGGCGATCCGTGCGGCCCCGAAGCGGAATTTGCTGGCGAGTCCGTCAATATCGCTATCACTGAGATTTGCATGAATAGAGTAAGCCGCATCGGCCCACAACGCGCGCCGGTAACCGAACGCGGGTAACTCGAGGCCGAGTCGAAGCATCCGGCGGCCATCGAGCGGCTCGGGTGGTTCCCAGTCGCGCTCGCCACAAATAAAGACCGGCAGCGGATACCGGGCGATGCGTTCCCAGAGCGCGGTGAGCAAGGGGCGCCGCTCCAGTTCGAGCAGTACATCCCAGTGATCGATCAGCAGGGCGGCCCCGTGGAGAATACCTTCGCGGATGGTGATACGCGCAACGGCGTCAGGGGACATCTCTACCGCAGACAGGGCAGACGAGTCGACGCGAAGCAGGTTCAGGTCGTTGGATTGGCACAAGGAAGACGCAACTTCAAGCTGACCCAGCTCAGGCAGGCCGCGGAAGAAGATTAATGGAGACTCGGAAAATGCCTGTTGAATGGCTTCAAGCGGCAGATCGGGAGGGGATTGGACGTCATGGACCGGCGTGACAATCCGGCGCAGACGTTCGTCGGGAAAGTCACTGCCAAGCAGAAAGGCGAGCGTCCGACCATCGACTCGAAGGGCGTGCAAGAGGGAGGCCGAGTTCGGGCGCGCTGAATCGGCAACGAGATCAATCAAACCATGCCAGCGCAGGGGGCTTTCGGGCATCAGCCGCGACCATACGCCCAGACGTTCTTCCGGCGTGCGTCCGAGGATATTCATGGCGAGGTTGACGGTCGGCCTACGGAGCGAGACATCGTCCTGGAGATAGGCGTAGATTCGCTCGTAGCGCCGGTCGAGTTCAGGGGCGAGCGCAATCAGAAGGATGTACTGGTCAATCAGCGGCAGATGCAGGGCATTGACGATATGAGCAAGGGGAGAAGACGGGTCTTCCAGCGAGAAGGCCGGCAAGACATCAAAATGGTCTTCGGTTCCCGACCAGAGGCCTGCCAGACCGGGTTGGGATAAGTGGCGTTCCATTTCATCAGGCGTAACAATGAGTCCCCGGAGCGCGTCGGTCGGGTCATGGGCGGACGCGTCTGCTCGAGACACAGCGCTATGAAGCAGCGGCTCCAGTTGATGAAGCGCACCATTCAGGTCTCGCAGGCTACCCACTGAAGATAACGACTCCCGTGATGCGGCCGGTGACGGCGACTGTGTCACAGACAGGACTCCGATGATCGAGTGATGGGTGGGTATGGCATAAAGAAATCGTTGCATTCAGCGTAAGCTAATGTGCAGTTTAACACTGTTTTGCGGCAAGCGCACTTATTTCAAGGCGAGTTGTCCCACAGTTACCCGTGATATCCAGCAATCAAGGCGTGTCTTCCCGTCAAGAATTGTCGAGGAAAATCAAATTCATTAACGAAACACCAATCATGTGACCTCGAAAGGTTCTTTTGTACCCGCGCTGCCAGCCAAGAAATGGCCCAATCACAATCTCGAATAGAGTTGTTCGCCCGGAAGCAGTTCGCTGATCCGGTGGTGAGGAGAGGCCAAGCGCAGACGGACGACCTGCGCGGTATCGCTCAATTCGATGTCCGACTGTTTGGCAATTCCTGCAGCGACCTGCCCCACTCTGACGTTGTCAGAGGCCCGGAGCATGAAAGGGCCGATCTCAGTCCCGAAACGGGCCGACAACATGAAAGGACCGGCGGGAAGACGGGGCGCATCAGCGGCCGATGGCGCGCTGACGGTCACCTTTAGTTCTGCCAACGGAGGCTGGGTCGCAGGATCGTCAAGCGGTGTGTAGAAGCGCAGGGTGTGGACGGCACTGATTGGGATCGGCTGCTGCGTCAATTCGTAGTCATCGATCAACACACGGGCACCGCCGTTGAGCGCGGCAAACCATTGGCCGATCTGGCTGTCGAAGAGCAAGACGGCGCACCGGGCCGGCAGGAGATTGATTCGGCTGCTGCGCGCGATTTCGCGCAAGTCGATGTCTGGAGGCGGCGACTCGGACGGGTCCGGCACGCCCATGGACAGGGCCAACCGCCCGCCCGTCGAAACACTACGGTCGTTGAGCTGGGCGGTCACTTCCCGTCCACCGGTACGCACCGGTTGAGGGAATTCGCCGGCCTGCAGCGCATCCGGAAAGACCGCCAACCGGTCGCCAGGGATAATCCCGCAGCCGCCCAGGCGATCGCCCATGGCGAGAGGGGTCGCAACTTCCAGGCCGCCGACCCGAAGCAACTGCGCGACATCGCCGGTTTCAAGGGCTGTGCTGACCCGTGCCTGCGCGACCCTCGCGCCGGGAACGATCACCGCGGTGAACTTGAATATCATGACTGTTCACGGATTGAAAGCACGATCCCGTCCAGTTCGGGCTGCCCGCGCGTGCACTCGCCAGCGATAGGCGCCGGGCGAAAACCACTGCTAAAATAGGCGCGTAAGTTGCGAATGCCTCCGTACTCCCGGCAGCGTCTCTAGAGATCGGTCTTGATGAAATCAGCGATATCCTGCTGGGCGCTGCTATGGAAGATCATGATCACATCGCCGATCTGCAGCTCAGTGACGCCATCGAGGCGGTGGAGGAAGAATCCGCGGCGCACCTGCCCGTCGATACGGGCGGTGGCATTGCCCTTACGATTCGAGTAGTACCAATCGCCACGCCGCCACATGATGACGCCGTGCTGACGCGAGACATTCGGATCGTCACTCACATTCACATCGTTTCCAGAACCACGGCCAATCGTCACGGTCTTCTTGGTGAGGGCGTGGGCATGCCGCACGCCATCGCGCAGAACCGTCAGGGTCATCAACTGCGGACCGAGCTCAATGTTGTCAGGATAGGCGATCACGCGCTTGATCTTGCGCCTGCGTATGGCGCGAACGAGGATTACGTTGAGAAGAAGCCCGGCGAGCATGAGGGCAAGCGGGATGCCGTAATCAATGCGAAGATCGCGGCGGGGTACAGGGGGCCGGGGCTGAACGGTTGGCGTGGCTGTCGGAACTGGAACAGAAACGGTGAGCGGCAGCAGATTGCTGCTGGCCAACGGCGGGTCCCCAGGTGAGATGCCCGACACGACAGCGACAATCTGGTACGTACCGCCTGCGGTCGCGTCTGGAAACACCGAGAGGATGGCTGCCGAGAGGTCAGGCAGTGATAGCGCCGCGACGCCACTTACGTAGGGTGCCGTGCCGATTGTCTGGGCCAGCTCAGGGCGCCCGGAAGGGGATGCGCTGAATTCGACATCAGGCAGGGCAATCTGCTCATTCCCGCGCACCGTCAGGTCAACTGCGCCCGTGAACGTGCCCGAAGTCGCGGAGTCGGGAGACGCAAGCGCGTCCCTGACCGTCAGTTGAAGCGACTGCTGGACATACAGGCGCAGCGACGAAGGCGTCTGAGCGAGAGTCGTGTTGGCGTTATCCCACAACTCGGCCTGGACGGTGTAGAAACCCGGCTGCAAGACCGTCGAATCAAAGGTGTAGACGGATGCCTGCGAGGTCTGGACCACTTCGCCGTTGACCCGAAAAACGATGCGAGTATTTTCACGTCCCAGATCCGACTGGGCGTTGACACCAATGTCGATCCGGCCGGTGATGGGCGCGCCGCCGGCGTTGGTGACAAAGGCGATGTCGTGGCGAAGGGTTTCGACCGGACAGGTCACCTGGTCGGTCAATTCGGTACCATCGGTGAGCGCCGCTGTAAGGTCGATGGCCGCGCGGTTATTCGAGTCAGGGGTAAGGCCGCGTCCGCTAATCGTGATGGTCGCTTCGCTGTTCAGCGCGCGGGCAAAGTCGCTCAAGTAGGCGCCAACAGCCGAGCCAATTGAAGCGCGCGTGTTATTCGTCTCGCCGTAATACCAGAAATAGCCGCCGGTTTGCGATGCAAGCGCAGTCAACTCATCTTCGTCGGGGCGGTCGCGCGATACAAATCCAATCGAATAGATCTGCGTGTTGTCGCGCTGCGCACGTGCAATCAGCGCGTCGATAGGCGTTTGCTCAAGCTGGCGGCGCCCGCTGTCGGTGACGGCCAGGACAACCCGCCGCGTTCCCGCAGCGAACGGAAATGCACCGATAGCCTGATCAATAGCGTCGTAGAGACGGTTGTCCCCGGCGCTGATCGACAGACCGGTGAGGTAGTCATTCGCAAATGCCTGCTTATCGGCGACAAATGGAGTGACGGGCGCGATATCTTCGCTGAAGGTGATCAGCGCGACCTCGTCTTCGGGGAGAAGGTTCTCAAACAGATCCTGTTGAAGCACCGCAGTGAGTTCGACAATTGGCACAGTATCGGTCAGGTCAAGGACAATCACTAACCTTAACGGGGGGCGTTCGGCAAGCGGCGTGAGCACGACATCGAGCGCGCCCGGGTTTCCCCGCTGTTCGGCGGAGAGGTCTAACGCGGAATCGGCTAGGGTGCGGGCATCAGCCCCCTGGAGCACCGCCTCAATCCGGACCTGGTTGGCCGATCGCTCAAACGCGCAGGAATAGGCCACAAAGGCGGGGGAGAGTACCGGCTGTTGTGCGGCAGTGAGACCTGTGATTAGCGCCGCAGCGAACGCTGCGACCAATGTGCGGATACGCATCGAACCCCCGTCAGCGAGTCAAGATCCAGTAGCTGGTTGCAAGGAGCGCAACCAGCAGCAAAAAAGTGAAGCAGCCGATGGGCGAGGACGCAACCTGGGTGACCGGATCACCGGGCTTGCGCATCTTGAGCGAGCCGGTTCGACTTGCACGCGTGAAGACACGGTCACTGGCGTGTGCTTCCCAGATGTCATCGAGATAGGCATCAGCGAGACACTCGACAACAATCGCTGTCACGTTGTCCTTCGCCTCAAGCTCAAGCGCCCGCCGAACCATCATCTCGGCCGCATAGGTGGTGTTACCAGCAAGATAGGTAATCAGTTCATTTGACCGAACGGTATTGGTGAGTCCATCACTGGTAATCAGCAGTTTGTCGCCAGGATTCAAGGGAATCGTTAAGGTCTGCGGCTCGATCCCATCGACTTTGCCGATGGCACGGGTAAGGACGTCACGTTTTGGGGGCGCATCGGTCATGTTGACCGCCTGTACGGTCGCCAGTTCAACGGGCTGCTGCTGCATGTGGTCCTGAGTGAGCTGCTGGAGCACATTCTGGCGGAAGAGATACAGCCGCGAGTCGCCCACATGGGTGACAAAAGCACTCCAGTTCCTGATGACGACGGCGGTCAGGGTGGTGCCGGCAGGATTAGGCGACCGGCGGACCCAGGCGCGCACTTCCGCATTGATGTGTTTGAACGCAGTGGTCAAGACATCAATCCAGGGCAGATCGTACGACGCATTCCTGAAGAAGGCGGTCAGCAGGTACTTGGAGGCAAACGCGCTGATCTCGTCCCCATCCTGCCCCGCGCCAACCCCGTCTGCCACCGCAAACAAGTAGGCCCTGGGGTGCTGGCCTATGGCTATCGCATCCTGATTTGCCTCGCGATATGGGCCGGTATTGGTCGCATAAGAGGCATCTACACGGGTGACAACCGGCGTGCGGTCAAAGTAGAACAGCTCAACCCGGTGCGGCTGACCGTTGATCGTAAACGTGTCGCCCTGGCGGACAGGGAACGGGAACTTGGGCACGATATCATTGACGCGGACTTCGGCTTTGCCGGTGACAGATGTCAGGCGGATCGGAGCGCGTAGATCAGGGGGGTCGGCAGGCGCAAAGTGGAGGTCCAGTGCAAGCCCATCCACCAGTAAATG
The nucleotide sequence above comes from Candidatus Flexicrinis proximus. Encoded proteins:
- a CDS encoding DUF4255 domain-containing protein, coding for MLDDLDKSIEALLRNRGGIGQDIEIAFDQPNREWASRLSRPTLNLFAFDIRENQKLRQMDREIAKNGTSGKITLPPRRVDVAYVVTSWTRKIEDEHRLLWRALSTLKRTLYLDPAACEGALRYSRIDIPLLVAETSPTMTTNMVDLWSVMDNQLHLGFTVIATLELDVAFEEETPLVLEGTIRIAQSERPNERVVSARSEDIKVPKRKRAEEGDTEN
- a CDS encoding VWA domain-containing protein produces the protein MRIRTLVAAFAAALITGLTAAQQPVLSPAFVAYSCAFERSANQVRIEAVLQGADARTLADSALDLSAEQRGNPGALDVVLTPLAERPPLRLVIVLDLTDTVPIVELTAVLQQDLFENLLPEDEVALITFSEDIAPVTPFVADKQAFANDYLTGLSISAGDNRLYDAIDQAIGAFPFAAGTRRVVLAVTDSGRRQLEQTPIDALIARAQRDNTQIYSIGFVSRDRPDEDELTALASQTGGYFWYYGETNNTRASIGSAVGAYLSDFARALNSEATITISGRGLTPDSNNRAAIDLTAALTDGTELTDQVTCPVETLRHDIAFVTNAGGAPITGRIDIGVNAQSDLGRENTRIVFRVNGEVVQTSQASVYTFDSTVLQPGFYTVQAELWDNANTTLAQTPSSLRLYVQQSLQLTVRDALASPDSATSGTFTGAVDLTVRGNEQIALPDVEFSASPSGRPELAQTIGTAPYVSGVAALSLPDLSAAILSVFPDATAGGTYQIVAVVSGISPGDPPLASSNLLPLTVSVPVPTATPTVQPRPPVPRRDLRIDYGIPLALMLAGLLLNVILVRAIRRRKIKRVIAYPDNIELGPQLMTLTVLRDGVRHAHALTKKTVTIGRGSGNDVNVSDDPNVSRQHGVIMWRRGDWYYSNRKGNATARIDGQVRRGFFLHRLDGVTELQIGDVIMIFHSSAQQDIADFIKTDL
- a CDS encoding serine/threonine-protein phosphatase, encoding MFTKDSERKARKAVAQVARVSQIHMVAADEQRFIVHIGNGAGRAATQLHLLVDGLALDLHFAPADPPDLRAPIRLTSVTGKAEVRVNDIVPKFPFPVRQGDTFTINGQPHRVELFYFDRTPVVTRVDASYATNTGPYREANQDAIAIGQHPRAYLFAVADGVGAGQDGDEISAFASKYLLTAFFRNASYDLPWIDVLTTAFKHINAEVRAWVRRSPNPAGTTLTAVVIRNWSAFVTHVGDSRLYLFRQNVLQQLTQDHMQQQPVELATVQAVNMTDAPPKRDVLTRAIGKVDGIEPQTLTIPLNPGDKLLITSDGLTNTVRSNELITYLAGNTTYAAEMMVRRALELEAKDNVTAIVVECLADAYLDDIWEAHASDRVFTRASRTGSLKMRKPGDPVTQVASSPIGCFTFLLLVALLATSYWILTR